A genome region from Thermoanaerobaculum aquaticum includes the following:
- a CDS encoding NADH-quinone oxidoreductase subunit J family protein: protein MELAVFYLAAVAAVVSALVAVAHRNPVINVLALIVTFFCVAVNFALMGADFLAGAQVLIYAGAILVLFLFVVMLLGAPTVSGEENPRPIQKTLGAFLAAAVAAAGFFFFRGFSGTGIPHPEAGNTAHALGRLLVGPHLFAFELVSVVLLAALIGALVLVKRKH from the coding sequence ATGGAGCTTGCGGTCTTTTACCTGGCGGCGGTGGCAGCGGTGGTCTCAGCCCTGGTGGCGGTGGCCCATCGCAACCCGGTGATCAACGTTTTGGCCCTCATCGTCACGTTCTTTTGCGTGGCCGTGAACTTTGCCCTCATGGGTGCGGATTTCCTCGCCGGTGCCCAGGTGCTCATTTACGCCGGGGCCATTTTGGTGTTGTTCCTGTTTGTGGTCATGCTGCTGGGAGCACCCACAGTTTCCGGAGAGGAGAACCCCCGCCCCATTCAAAAGACACTGGGAGCCTTTTTGGCCGCAGCGGTAGCGGCGGCCGGGTTTTTCTTCTTCCGTGGTTTTTCGGGAACGGGAATCCCCCACCCGGAGGCGGGAAACACCGCCCACGCCCTGGGGAGGCTCCTGGTAGGACCGCACCTTTTTGCCTTCGAGCTGGTTTCCGTGGTGCTTTTGGCGGCGCTCATCGGCGCCCTGGTTTTAGTCAAGAGGAAACACTGA
- the nuoK gene encoding NADH-quinone oxidoreductase subunit NuoK has protein sequence MLTIGHFLVLSSVLFAIGAGGVLLRRNGIATLLGIELMLNAANLAFVAFAKQHGNLEGQVVVFFVMAVAAAEVAVGLALLVAIFRRLQSIDVDRLSAMRW, from the coding sequence ATGCTAACCATTGGCCACTTTCTTGTGCTTTCTTCCGTGCTTTTTGCCATCGGTGCCGGCGGCGTACTGTTGCGGCGCAACGGCATCGCCACCCTTTTGGGCATCGAGCTCATGCTCAACGCCGCCAACCTGGCCTTCGTGGCCTTTGCCAAGCAGCACGGCAACCTGGAGGGCCAGGTGGTGGTGTTCTTCGTGATGGCTGTGGCCGCTGCCGAGGTGGCGGTGGGGCTCGCGTTGTTGGTGGCGATTTTCCGCCGGCTGCAGTCCATTGACGTGGACCGCTTGTCGGCCATGCGTTGGTAG
- a CDS encoding NADH-quinone oxidoreductase subunit NuoE family protein — protein sequence MKTQAIHAVPPEQLQKVTFDQAMEERIAQILKRYPTKRAAMLPVLWLCQERYGWISPGVIEAVAEKLEESPAFVEGVVSFYTMFHRKPPAKYVLQLCVTLSCELCGAKTLAQHIKDRLGIGFGEKTADGTFQLVGVECLGACGGAPVIQVNEDYYENMTPEKLDQLLSELAKEQ from the coding sequence ATGAAAACCCAGGCCATTCACGCCGTTCCACCGGAGCAACTGCAGAAAGTCACCTTCGACCAGGCCATGGAGGAGCGCATTGCGCAAATCCTCAAGCGCTACCCCACCAAAAGGGCAGCCATGCTCCCGGTGCTTTGGCTGTGCCAGGAGCGCTACGGTTGGATTTCCCCTGGGGTGATCGAGGCGGTGGCGGAAAAGCTAGAGGAAAGCCCGGCCTTTGTGGAAGGCGTGGTGAGCTTTTACACCATGTTCCATAGAAAGCCGCCGGCCAAGTACGTGCTGCAGCTTTGCGTCACTCTTTCCTGCGAGCTGTGCGGTGCCAAAACCCTGGCCCAGCACATCAAAGACAGGCTTGGCATTGGCTTTGGCGAGAAGACCGCCGACGGCACCTTCCAGCTTGTGGGCGTGGAGTGCTTGGGTGCCTGCGGTGGGGCGCCGGTGATCCAAGTCAACGAGGACTACTACGAAAACATGACCCCGGAAAAGCTGGACCAGCTCCTTTCTGAGCTGGCAAAGGAGCAATGA
- the nuoH gene encoding NADH-quinone oxidoreductase subunit NuoH, with amino-acid sequence MWAEVGVAAVKLAVIAGMLLTVVPVMTWVERRGAAFIQDRLGPNRVGPWGLLQPLADAVKLLFKEDVTPGHVSKGLYFLAPAVAVFVALSTFIVIPFAKAEGVTLFGVPLKGLIVAPDLNIGVLYLLALSSISVYGIVLAGWASNNKYSLLGGLRSSAQLISYELAMTLAVLGVLLASGDLRLTTIVEHQAKLWNAVPQFLGFLVFLVAAFAETNRLPFDLAEAENELVAGYHVELSSMKFAAFMMSEYINMTTVSALATTLYLGGWNLPGVTLPAGWLGLLLSFAIFLAKVGFLLWLFVWVRWTLPRFRFDQLMRLGWKGLIPLALLNLVWVSFGLTQGWW; translated from the coding sequence ATGTGGGCTGAAGTGGGGGTTGCCGCCGTTAAGCTGGCGGTTATCGCCGGCATGCTGCTCACCGTGGTTCCGGTCATGACCTGGGTGGAACGCCGGGGGGCCGCCTTCATTCAGGACCGTCTGGGTCCCAACCGCGTGGGCCCCTGGGGGCTTTTGCAACCGCTGGCCGACGCTGTCAAGCTTTTGTTTAAGGAAGACGTCACCCCCGGCCACGTTTCCAAGGGGCTTTACTTCCTGGCCCCGGCGGTGGCGGTTTTTGTGGCGCTTTCCACCTTTATCGTCATCCCCTTCGCCAAAGCCGAGGGCGTCACGCTTTTTGGTGTGCCGCTCAAAGGGCTCATCGTTGCCCCCGACCTCAACATCGGGGTGCTGTACCTTCTGGCCCTTTCTTCCATTTCGGTTTACGGCATCGTCCTGGCAGGCTGGGCTTCCAACAACAAGTACTCGCTGCTTGGGGGGCTCCGCTCCTCCGCGCAGCTCATCTCCTACGAGCTGGCCATGACCCTGGCGGTGCTGGGGGTGTTGCTGGCAAGCGGGGACCTGCGCCTGACCACCATCGTGGAGCACCAAGCCAAGCTTTGGAACGCGGTGCCGCAGTTTTTGGGTTTCCTGGTGTTTCTGGTTGCCGCCTTTGCCGAAACCAACCGCCTGCCGTTTGACCTGGCCGAAGCCGAAAACGAGCTGGTGGCTGGCTACCACGTGGAGCTTTCCTCCATGAAGTTCGCGGCCTTCATGATGTCGGAGTACATCAACATGACCACGGTTTCGGCGTTGGCCACCACCCTTTACCTGGGTGGCTGGAACCTTCCGGGCGTGACTTTGCCGGCCGGCTGGCTGGGGCTTTTGCTTTCCTTTGCCATTTTCTTGGCCAAGGTGGGCTTTTTGCTTTGGCTTTTCGTTTGGGTGCGGTGGACGCTTCCCCGCTTCCGTTTTGACCAGCTCATGCGCTTGGGGTGGAAGGGCTTGATCCCCCTGGCTTTGCTCAACCTCGTTTGGGTCAGCTTCGGCCTCACCCAAGGCTGGTGGTAA
- the nuoF gene encoding NADH-quinone oxidoreductase subunit NuoF, translating into MESVLLRARGVANSRDINTYLQAGGWEGFKKALSMPPEAVTQEVIDSELRGRGGAGFPTGRKWSFVPKDHPGPKYLICNADESEPGTFKDRELIEYDPQMVIEGIAIASYAIGAHTAYIYIRGEFYRWARILEEAIEQARAHGFLGKDILNSGYDLEIWVHRGAGAYICGEETALIESLEGKRGFPRLKPPFPAVVGVFGKPTVVNNVETLACLPHIMTRGAKWFASIGRPRNTGPKLFCVSGHVNRPGVFELPLGVTFREIIFEHAGGIRNGRKLKAFFPGGSSSPVLTADEVDVLADFDSCAAAGTMLGSGGIIVMDDTVDMVEVGRNLAHFYAHESCGQCTPCREGSDWCLDILTRLVQGYGHPSDPDQLLRICRFASQGMTICPLGDAFALPISSLVRKFRQEFEAAVARAKPIPPKKLPVMPWTGRDVRFGG; encoded by the coding sequence ATGGAAAGCGTGCTGCTGCGCGCCCGCGGCGTGGCCAACTCCAGGGACATCAACACCTACCTCCAGGCAGGAGGGTGGGAAGGGTTTAAGAAAGCCCTTTCCATGCCACCCGAAGCGGTCACCCAGGAGGTGATTGATTCCGAACTCCGGGGCCGGGGTGGCGCGGGCTTCCCCACCGGCCGCAAGTGGAGCTTTGTGCCCAAGGACCACCCGGGTCCCAAGTACCTCATTTGCAACGCCGACGAATCCGAGCCGGGAACGTTCAAGGACCGGGAGCTCATCGAGTACGACCCGCAAATGGTGATCGAAGGGATCGCCATTGCCTCGTATGCCATTGGGGCTCACACCGCGTACATTTACATCCGCGGCGAGTTTTACCGTTGGGCCAGGATTCTCGAGGAAGCCATCGAACAAGCTCGGGCGCATGGTTTCCTGGGCAAGGACATCCTCAACAGCGGCTACGACCTCGAGATTTGGGTGCACCGCGGGGCGGGTGCCTACATTTGCGGGGAGGAAACCGCGCTCATTGAGTCGTTGGAGGGTAAGCGCGGGTTTCCCCGGCTCAAGCCGCCCTTCCCGGCCGTGGTGGGGGTTTTCGGCAAGCCCACGGTGGTGAACAACGTGGAAACGTTAGCGTGCCTCCCCCACATCATGACCCGGGGCGCCAAGTGGTTTGCTTCCATTGGCCGCCCCCGCAACACCGGGCCCAAGCTGTTCTGCGTTTCCGGACATGTGAACCGGCCAGGAGTTTTCGAGCTGCCCTTGGGGGTGACCTTCCGGGAGATCATCTTTGAGCACGCCGGTGGCATCCGCAACGGCCGTAAGCTCAAGGCCTTTTTCCCGGGGGGATCTTCATCCCCGGTGCTCACCGCCGATGAGGTGGATGTGCTGGCCGACTTCGACTCCTGCGCCGCTGCCGGCACCATGCTCGGCTCCGGCGGAATCATCGTCATGGACGACACCGTGGACATGGTGGAAGTGGGCCGTAACCTCGCCCACTTTTACGCCCACGAGTCCTGTGGCCAGTGCACCCCCTGCCGTGAGGGCTCCGATTGGTGTCTGGATATCCTCACCCGCCTGGTGCAGGGCTACGGCCACCCCTCGGACCCCGACCAGCTCCTGCGCATTTGCCGCTTTGCCTCCCAGGGCATGACCATTTGTCCCCTGGGCGACGCTTTTGCTCTCCCCATTTCCAGCTTGGTTCGCAAGTTCCGGCAGGAGTTTGAAGCCGCCGTGGCCCGGGCCAAGCCCATCCCTCCCAAGAAGCTTCCGGTCATGCCCTGGACTGGAAGAGACGTCAGGTTTGGAGGCTAG
- a CDS encoding 2Fe-2S iron-sulfur cluster-binding protein: protein MPKLTIDGREVEVPQGTNLIEAARLAGVDVPYFCYHPYLTVVGQCRICMVEIEGQPRLAIACATPAADGMVVKSETSERVREAREAVMEFLLANHPLDCPVCDQAGECLLQDHAMSEQRGTFASGMLETRRTFPGLERRLLGPHVIQNQNRCIHCSRCIRFTQEISETCALTYKSRGNHAYIDTFDGRPFDDPFSACAADVCPVGALTVREFRFRKRAWKLSSTPSVCPGCSIGCNIWIDHHERIVYRFTPRENPDINATWLCDYGRFLAESLNQQDVLRPKRRIKEGWQELSWAEVLRALALDVKAVKTLRVVASGTMSNEELYLARELFTRQLQGEMVVPVFAGEPRKMKNGRREWLYSQSALPNVEGAKRLGIATVDEEGLARFLYGAADLTVILDPQAHPFLATPEAVQLIKVGPTVVMARVDSPLLEAATWVLPVASLASNEGTFTSSTGKVQRFAAAVAPAGEARPLWQILAFLARALGFGNLAASAPQQVFQWIAEGEQGFAGLDWDTLLGADETSYRERQHVG from the coding sequence ATGCCCAAGCTCACCATTGACGGCCGCGAAGTGGAGGTTCCCCAGGGAACCAACCTCATTGAAGCGGCGCGCCTCGCCGGCGTGGATGTCCCGTACTTTTGCTACCACCCGTACCTCACCGTGGTGGGTCAGTGCCGCATCTGCATGGTGGAAATCGAAGGGCAGCCCCGTCTGGCCATTGCCTGTGCCACTCCCGCTGCAGACGGGATGGTGGTGAAGTCCGAAACCTCCGAGCGGGTGCGGGAAGCCCGAGAAGCGGTCATGGAGTTTTTGCTGGCCAACCACCCCCTGGACTGCCCGGTGTGCGACCAGGCGGGCGAGTGCCTGCTGCAGGATCACGCCATGAGCGAGCAAAGGGGGACCTTTGCCTCGGGAATGCTGGAAACCCGCCGCACCTTCCCCGGCCTGGAGCGCCGATTGCTCGGCCCCCACGTGATCCAAAACCAAAACCGCTGCATCCACTGCTCCCGGTGCATCCGCTTTACCCAGGAGATTTCCGAAACCTGCGCGCTCACCTACAAGAGCCGGGGAAACCACGCTTACATTGACACGTTTGACGGTCGTCCCTTTGACGACCCCTTTTCCGCTTGCGCCGCAGACGTGTGCCCGGTGGGGGCGCTCACCGTGCGGGAGTTCCGCTTCCGCAAGCGCGCCTGGAAGCTTTCGTCTACCCCCTCGGTGTGCCCCGGTTGCTCCATCGGCTGCAACATTTGGATAGACCACCACGAGCGCATCGTCTACCGCTTCACCCCCCGGGAAAACCCGGACATCAACGCCACCTGGCTTTGCGATTACGGCCGATTCTTGGCCGAGTCGCTCAACCAGCAGGACGTGCTGCGTCCCAAGCGGCGGATCAAGGAAGGGTGGCAGGAGCTTTCCTGGGCGGAAGTGCTGCGGGCCCTGGCCCTGGATGTGAAGGCCGTGAAGACCTTGCGGGTGGTGGCCTCGGGAACAATGTCCAACGAGGAGCTCTACCTTGCCCGCGAGCTTTTCACCCGGCAGCTGCAAGGCGAAATGGTGGTGCCGGTGTTTGCCGGCGAGCCGCGGAAGATGAAGAACGGACGCCGGGAGTGGCTTTACTCGCAAAGCGCCCTGCCCAACGTGGAAGGGGCCAAGCGCCTGGGGATTGCCACCGTGGACGAGGAAGGGCTTGCCCGCTTCCTCTACGGGGCGGCCGACCTCACGGTCATCCTAGACCCGCAGGCCCACCCGTTCCTGGCCACTCCCGAAGCCGTTCAGCTCATCAAGGTAGGCCCCACGGTGGTGATGGCCAGGGTGGATTCGCCGCTTCTAGAGGCGGCCACCTGGGTGCTGCCGGTGGCTTCCCTGGCTTCCAACGAGGGCACCTTTACCTCCTCCACCGGTAAGGTGCAGCGCTTTGCGGCAGCTGTGGCGCCCGCCGGCGAAGCCCGTCCCCTCTGGCAAATTCTGGCGTTCCTGGCGCGGGCCCTGGGCTTTGGGAACCTGGCCGCCAGCGCACCGCAGCAGGTTTTCCAGTGGATCGCGGAAGGCGAGCAAGGCTTTGCCGGGCTGGATTGGGACACCCTTCTGGGTGCGGACGAAACATCCTACAGGGAGCGTCAACATGTGGGCTGA